A single Dunckerocampus dactyliophorus isolate RoL2022-P2 chromosome 2, RoL_Ddac_1.1, whole genome shotgun sequence DNA region contains:
- the gpc1b gene encoding glypican-1b yields the protein MDSFMVAVLVLCSLTTTACGDKGTGKARSCSDIRHFYSGKGFSLDGIPQSEISGEHLHICPQGYTCCSSDMEDNLALLSRVEMEGLLKEAGRTLQVSLTGQYKAFDGYFLELLNSSAITLHETFTSTWGSFYSQNSQVFTDLYKDLRLYCRGSNINIEDALNEFWSRLLEKIFFHANRQYSIGDDYLECVSKQLETLHPFGETLRDLKMKVTRTFVAARSFVQGLVMSGEVVRKVSQVQLSQECMRAIMKMTYCPHCRGMASARPCANYCSNVLKGCLANQADLNTEWRHLAETMMQVAGRFDGPSGVDVVVLSLPSRISEAMLTMVDNIESINSKLFQACGSLREKTSSGTEADVFPKNEKTTVEDRSASSANKLGRLVTDVTVRLRDMQPYWISLPRMLCSDRVATGAGAEDRCWNGMNRARYLPEVIGDGLASQINNPEVEIDITKPDMTIRQQIMQLKIMTHRLKNALNGNDVDFQDTSDDASGSGSGSICADEVCSRGPRLVVPMTEQAEVYYPPENKKVVTNSTNQSLPCMVTYLLSLLVLLLRR from the exons gagagcACCTGCACATCTGTCCCCAGGGTTACACCTGCTGCTCCAGCGACATGGAGGACAACCTGGCCCTGCTGAGCCGAGTGGAGATGGAGGGACTCCTGAAAGAGGCCGGACGGACTTTACAGGTCTCCCTCACAGGACAGTACAAGGCCTTTGATG GTTATTTCCTGGAGTTGCTGAACAGCTCGGCCATCACACTACACGAGACGTTCACCTCCACCTGGGGCTCGTTCTACTCCCAGAATTCCCAAGTGTTCACCGACCTCTACAAAGACTTGAGGCTCTACTGCCGAGGTTCCAACATTAACATAGAAGACGCGCTGAATGAATTCTGGAGCAGGCTTTTAGAGAAAATATTCTTCCATGCAAACAGGCAGTATTCCATAG GGGATGACTACCTGGAGTGTGTATCTAAACAGCTGGAGACACTTCACCCTTTTGGGGAGACGCTGCGTGATCTCAAGATGAAGGTCACACGCACGTTTGTGGCCGCCCGTTCCTTTGTTCAAGGACTGGTCATGAGTGGAGAGGTGGTCCGCAAAGTGTCCCAG GTGCAGCTGAGCCAGGAGTGCATGCGAGCCATCATGAAGATGACTTACTGTCCCCATTGCCGAGGTATGGCCTCAGCCAGACCTTGTGCCAACTACTGCAGCAATGTCCTGAAGGGCTGTCTGGCCAACCAGGCTGACCTTAACACAGAATGGCGGCACCTGGCAG AAACGATGATGCAAGTGGCCGGCCGCTTCGATGGACCTTCTGGTGTGGATGTTGTAGTCCTCTCTCTGCCCTCCCGCATATCAGAAGCTATGCTCACCATGGTGGACAATATCGAGTCTATCAACAGCAAG TTGTTCCAGGCGTGTGGCAGCCTCCGAGAAAAAACAAGCAGCGGCACAGAAGCGGACGTCTTCCCGAAGAATGAAAAGACGACAGTGGAGGACAGGTCGGCAAGCAGCGCGAACAAACTCGGCCGTCTG GTCACTGATGTAACCGTGAGACTGAGGGACATGCAGCCATATTGGATTTCTCTTCCAAGAATGCTGTGTAGCGACAGAGTGGCCACCGGTGCAGGCGCTGAAGACAGGTGCTGGAACGGCATGAATCGGGCCAG GTACCTTCCCGAGGTCATCGGTGACGGTTTAGCGAGCCAGATCAACAACCCTGAAGTGGAGATCGACATCACTAAGCCCGACATGACAATAAGGCAGCAGATAATGCAGCTGAAGATCATGACACACCGCCTGAAGAATGCTCTCAACGGCAACGACGTGGACTTCCAAGATACCA GTGATGATGCCAGTGGTTCTGGAAGCGGCAGTATTTGCGCCGACGAAGTTTGTTCCCGGGGACCTCGCCTCGTTGTGCCCATGACGGAGCAAGCCGAGGTGTACTACCCTCCagaaaacaagaaggtggtgacAAACTCAACCAATCAGAGCCTGCCCTGCATGGTCACCTATCTGCTCtcgctgctggttttgctgctGCGGCGATAA